From a region of the Armatimonadota bacterium genome:
- a CDS encoding trehalase family glycosidase, with the protein MTELPGAVPQSDYVPFGYLDNPWHSAVANRSGIIRSVPPMGFGFWCRSMPWPYGMGARREINYLSFLHPAVIIDGVPFHQAEDFEREGVELVSRYHTQNLMSYDWSFRGVSVRLLYHLNGEHTLCCHVELKNESGEARQVSVHATHIYGYPELRWWGSDGVASRYNVESGAAVAKIWASGDVFALSGGPEFTAYKATASAGEWRAWMAGNDLSSNEGASSTSPEPVYSVLSASLKLEPGSDWFGLVTLTRSTNEVWAVKGSEEARSAAEETLKRLLAEDGAFYASAPVLAGDWPADWKHGWIYDLETLRMNVREPVGIFTHHWDAMQVFTPRSVLGEAVIDATCLSYSDAALAKDVILGTFADAPMPNVPCVREDGSMNMISMGGEECGTAPIWVLPFRSIRAVFDRDGDAAWVTALYPHLEAFVQWWLDNRTDATGRFFCNNSWESGQDGSKRFLLEEGEEGKEAEFVQTVDVEAAMADAMATLAYLAPVAGRPERAAHWTTMAQQRADATRAMYVDGWFRDFDARTGTPIMLPDYVDVMMLFPLAVGIATPEQMKAIRPMFDYFLANPKHWLEWPSFMFVFTEAGWNAGLRQMMSDVVAKTADRVYGRTNSSKTVEIDPARSRIPEPYNYRIPGIANEFWPMEPATLAQSSAEAYGWGATLPTLVLRNIIGFREDGSGFTLAPTLPGSLLTPGRLYTVTNLRYRECRFDLTLETLQEGRLKVGIRLHGASAGLAVTGSSGPVEAAGAFEIVNGDTLSCRIIQ; encoded by the coding sequence ATGACAGAACTACCCGGGGCGGTCCCGCAGAGCGACTACGTCCCATTCGGATACCTGGATAACCCGTGGCACTCCGCCGTCGCGAATCGCAGCGGCATCATCCGTTCTGTGCCGCCGATGGGTTTCGGCTTCTGGTGCCGCAGCATGCCATGGCCGTACGGTATGGGGGCGCGGCGGGAGATCAACTACCTCTCGTTCCTCCACCCGGCAGTGATCATCGACGGCGTCCCCTTCCATCAGGCCGAGGATTTCGAACGAGAGGGCGTCGAACTCGTCTCGCGGTACCACACGCAAAACCTGATGAGCTACGACTGGTCTTTCCGCGGCGTATCAGTTCGGCTGCTCTACCACCTCAACGGCGAGCATACGCTATGCTGCCACGTGGAACTGAAGAACGAGTCGGGCGAGGCGCGACAGGTGTCGGTGCACGCCACCCATATTTACGGGTATCCCGAACTGAGGTGGTGGGGCTCGGATGGGGTCGCCAGCCGGTACAACGTGGAGTCCGGCGCGGCTGTGGCCAAGATCTGGGCTTCCGGGGACGTCTTCGCGCTCTCGGGCGGCCCCGAGTTCACGGCGTACAAGGCAACCGCCTCTGCCGGGGAGTGGCGCGCGTGGATGGCCGGGAACGACCTGTCCTCCAACGAAGGCGCATCGTCCACCAGCCCGGAGCCGGTCTACAGTGTGCTGAGCGCATCACTCAAACTGGAGCCCGGTAGCGACTGGTTCGGCCTCGTGACCCTCACGCGCAGCACGAACGAGGTCTGGGCGGTGAAGGGCTCCGAAGAGGCTCGAAGCGCCGCCGAAGAGACGCTCAAACGCCTTCTGGCGGAGGACGGGGCGTTCTACGCGAGCGCGCCGGTACTCGCCGGCGACTGGCCGGCCGACTGGAAGCACGGCTGGATCTACGACCTGGAAACGCTCCGGATGAACGTCCGCGAGCCCGTCGGCATCTTCACCCACCACTGGGACGCGATGCAGGTGTTCACCCCGCGTTCGGTCCTCGGCGAGGCGGTCATCGACGCGACTTGCCTCAGTTATAGCGACGCGGCGCTGGCGAAGGACGTGATCCTCGGCACGTTCGCCGACGCGCCGATGCCGAACGTGCCGTGCGTGCGCGAAGACGGCAGCATGAACATGATCAGCATGGGCGGCGAGGAATGCGGCACCGCGCCGATCTGGGTCCTTCCGTTCCGCAGCATCCGGGCCGTCTTCGACCGCGATGGCGACGCCGCGTGGGTGACGGCGCTCTACCCGCATCTGGAAGCGTTCGTGCAGTGGTGGCTGGACAACCGCACCGACGCAACCGGCCGCTTCTTCTGCAACAACAGCTGGGAATCGGGGCAGGACGGCTCCAAACGCTTCCTGCTGGAGGAAGGCGAGGAAGGCAAGGAGGCCGAGTTCGTTCAGACCGTAGACGTTGAGGCCGCGATGGCCGACGCGATGGCCACGCTGGCGTACCTGGCGCCGGTCGCAGGTCGTCCGGAGCGCGCCGCGCACTGGACCACAATGGCGCAACAACGGGCCGATGCCACGCGCGCCATGTATGTGGACGGCTGGTTCCGCGATTTCGACGCGCGCACCGGTACGCCGATCATGCTGCCGGACTACGTGGACGTGATGATGCTCTTCCCGCTCGCGGTCGGCATCGCGACGCCGGAGCAGATGAAGGCCATCCGGCCGATGTTCGACTACTTCCTCGCCAATCCAAAGCACTGGCTGGAATGGCCGTCGTTCATGTTCGTGTTCACGGAAGCGGGCTGGAACGCGGGACTTCGGCAGATGATGTCGGACGTGGTCGCGAAGACGGCGGACCGGGTGTACGGCCGGACGAACTCATCGAAGACGGTGGAGATCGACCCCGCGCGTTCACGCATCCCCGAGCCGTACAACTACCGCATCCCGGGCATCGCCAACGAGTTCTGGCCGATGGAGCCGGCGACCCTCGCGCAATCCAGCGCCGAGGCTTACGGCTGGGGCGCCACGCTGCCGACGCTCGTGCTGCGCAACATCATCGGCTTCCGCGAGGATGGCTCCGGCTTCACGCTCGCGCCCACCCTGCCGGGCAGCCTTCTCACACCGGGCAGGCTTTACACCGTCACTAACCTGCGCTACCGGGAGTGCCGCTTCGACCTGACGCTGGAGACACTGCAGGAGGGCCGGTTGAAGGTGGGCATCCGCCTCCATGGCGCGTCAGCGGGACTGGCCGTAACCGGTTCCAGCGGCCCGGTTGAGGCTGCGGGGGCTTTCGAAATCGTAAACGGCGACACGCTGAGCTGCCGAATCATCCAGTAG
- a CDS encoding class I SAM-dependent methyltransferase: METRKHWEDIYETKPLTEVSWFQDHAEISLQLIERTGVPRTGQIIDVGGGASTLVDDLLNAGYRNITVLDISAPALHAARQRLGPHAADVTWIAADITAVKLPADHFDMWHDRAVFHFLTGEEDRRRYVEAVQRSVKAGGHVIVATFGPDGPIQCSGLPVMRYDPDSLHDEFGERFDLIEHTTEEHHTPFGTVQQFIYCYCRKA; this comes from the coding sequence ATGGAGACCAGAAAGCACTGGGAGGACATCTACGAGACCAAGCCTCTCACCGAGGTGAGCTGGTTCCAGGACCACGCCGAGATCTCGCTCCAACTCATCGAACGCACAGGCGTGCCCAGGACCGGGCAGATCATCGACGTCGGGGGCGGCGCCTCGACGCTGGTGGACGACCTGCTGAACGCCGGCTACCGGAATATAACGGTGCTCGACATCTCCGCCCCGGCGCTGCACGCCGCCCGGCAGCGCCTCGGCCCGCATGCCGCCGACGTCACGTGGATCGCGGCCGATATCACCGCCGTCAAACTGCCGGCCGATCACTTTGATATGTGGCACGACCGCGCCGTGTTCCACTTCCTCACAGGGGAGGAAGACCGGCGGAGGTACGTCGAGGCCGTGCAGCGCTCGGTCAAGGCGGGCGGGCACGTTATCGTGGCTACCTTCGGACCGGACGGCCCGATCCAGTGCAGCGGGCTGCCGGTGATGCGCTACGATCCCGACAGCCTGCACGATGAGTTCGGCGAACGCTTCGACCTCATAGAGCACACCACGGAGGAACACCATACGCCGTTCGGCACGGTACAGCAGTTCATCTACTGCTACTGCCGAAAGGCGTGA
- a CDS encoding DUF4965 domain-containing protein — protein sequence MKRPMSFAIVALLAVAAGAGAQTPFRPPATPLVTHNPFLSIWSAADHLNDSNTVHWTRREHSLLSMIKVDGDAYRLMGADPLSVPPMPQTGLEVTPTRSIFHFRNAKVGVTLTFFTAALPNDLDALSMPLTYVTWQVRSVDGAKHNVQIYDSTDTRLAVNRPEEPVRAGKGIAGPLTFMRAGTVEQPVLRSAGDDHRINWGYAYVATANAYYPKAATGDNGALLANFAKKYGEPVDASQPQPPASDTRPVMAFTFDLGNVGAQNVTRQVIVAYDEIYSIKYFGQKLRPYWRRNGATPESMLRKAHRDYPALLKRAIAFDRELTADATKAGGAKYAQMCALAYRQALTACGLAADSKGKPLFFTKENTSNGDIATVDVFFPMDPMLILLSPTLAKATLVSVLDYSASSHWKFPSAPHDLGTYPLVFGRDDGGEGMPVEESGNMLILCDAIAQADGNAKFVTKWWPQLTQWAKYLERYGLDPENQLCTDDFMGHLAHNANLSIKAILGLAAYGDLCKMRGDKVTAARYAGIARVDAKHWIKASDDGDHSRLAFDKPGTWSQKYNLAWDRILGLNVFPPSVARKEVAYYKTMIQRYGVPLDSRTRLTKADWSVWSATLAEKKSDFETIIAPIYDYLNETTAHSPFADSYGTDDVNSVGMHARPVIGGVFIKMLADRPVWLKWARRDKTVVNTWAPLPKTPRLTITEIVPTSRKAAQTWRYTTEQPGADWMKPEFDASAWTEGPAGFGTAGTPGITVRTNWNTSDIWIRREVTMPANPVRDLQFLVYHDEDVDIYINGIPAASETSFTTEYIPVEISRFALALLKPGATVTLAAHCHQTAGGQGVDVGIAKVVVGKAR from the coding sequence ATGAAGAGACCCATGAGTTTCGCGATCGTCGCACTGCTCGCCGTGGCGGCGGGCGCAGGCGCTCAAACCCCCTTCCGGCCGCCGGCGACGCCGCTGGTGACACACAATCCGTTCCTCAGCATCTGGTCGGCCGCGGATCACCTCAACGACTCGAACACCGTTCACTGGACCCGCCGCGAGCACTCGCTGTTGAGCATGATCAAAGTGGATGGCGACGCCTACCGGTTGATGGGCGCCGACCCGCTGAGCGTCCCGCCGATGCCGCAGACCGGCCTGGAGGTGACCCCGACCCGCAGCATATTCCATTTCCGGAACGCAAAGGTCGGCGTCACTCTGACCTTCTTCACCGCCGCGCTGCCGAACGACCTCGATGCGCTTTCGATGCCTTTGACCTACGTCACCTGGCAGGTCCGCTCCGTTGACGGCGCGAAACACAACGTCCAGATATATGACAGCACGGATACCCGGCTTGCAGTCAATCGCCCCGAGGAGCCGGTGAGGGCCGGCAAAGGCATCGCCGGCCCGCTCACCTTTATGCGCGCGGGCACCGTCGAGCAGCCCGTGTTGCGGTCCGCGGGGGACGATCACCGCATCAATTGGGGGTACGCCTACGTCGCGACGGCCAACGCGTATTACCCGAAAGCGGCCACCGGCGATAATGGCGCGCTACTGGCCAATTTCGCGAAGAAGTACGGCGAGCCGGTCGATGCGTCGCAACCGCAGCCTCCGGCGAGCGATACGCGGCCGGTGATGGCGTTCACATTCGACCTTGGAAACGTCGGCGCGCAGAACGTCACCCGCCAGGTCATCGTCGCGTACGATGAGATTTACTCCATCAAGTACTTCGGCCAGAAGCTCCGCCCGTACTGGCGGCGGAACGGCGCGACGCCGGAATCGATGCTTCGGAAGGCGCATCGCGATTACCCGGCCCTGCTCAAACGGGCAATTGCGTTCGACCGCGAACTGACGGCGGACGCGACGAAGGCCGGCGGCGCGAAATACGCCCAGATGTGCGCGCTCGCGTATCGCCAGGCGCTGACCGCTTGCGGCCTGGCGGCGGACAGCAAGGGCAAGCCGCTTTTCTTTACGAAGGAGAACACCAGCAACGGCGATATCGCTACCGTGGACGTGTTCTTCCCGATGGACCCGATGCTGATCCTCCTCAGCCCGACGCTCGCGAAGGCAACGCTCGTCTCGGTGCTGGACTACTCGGCGTCCTCACACTGGAAGTTTCCGAGCGCACCGCACGATCTCGGCACCTACCCGCTGGTGTTCGGCCGCGATGACGGCGGCGAAGGCATGCCGGTCGAGGAAAGCGGCAACATGCTGATCCTCTGCGACGCCATCGCGCAGGCGGACGGCAACGCAAAATTCGTGACCAAATGGTGGCCGCAGTTGACCCAGTGGGCCAAATACCTGGAGCGGTATGGGCTCGATCCGGAAAACCAGTTGTGCACCGACGACTTCATGGGGCACCTCGCGCACAACGCCAACCTCTCCATCAAGGCGATCCTGGGCCTGGCCGCCTACGGCGACCTCTGCAAGATGCGCGGCGACAAGGTGACCGCGGCGCGGTATGCCGGAATCGCCCGGGTTGACGCAAAGCACTGGATCAAGGCCTCCGATGACGGCGACCACTCGCGTCTCGCGTTCGACAAGCCGGGCACCTGGAGCCAGAAGTACAATCTTGCGTGGGACCGGATCCTTGGACTGAACGTCTTCCCGCCCTCCGTTGCCCGCAAGGAAGTCGCGTACTACAAGACCATGATACAGCGGTATGGAGTGCCGCTCGACTCCCGCACGCGGTTGACGAAGGCCGACTGGTCGGTCTGGAGCGCGACGCTGGCCGAAAAGAAATCTGATTTCGAGACGATCATCGCCCCGATCTACGACTACCTGAACGAGACAACCGCCCATTCGCCGTTCGCGGACTCCTATGGCACGGATGACGTCAACAGCGTCGGTATGCACGCCCGGCCGGTGATCGGCGGTGTGTTCATCAAGATGCTGGCGGACCGGCCTGTGTGGCTGAAATGGGCGAGGCGCGATAAGACGGTGGTGAACACGTGGGCGCCGCTGCCAAAGACGCCGAGGCTGACGATCACGGAAATAGTTCCCACCTCGCGCAAGGCCGCGCAGACGTGGCGCTATACGACGGAGCAGCCGGGCGCGGACTGGATGAAGCCGGAGTTCGACGCGAGCGCCTGGACCGAAGGCCCGGCCGGGTTCGGCACCGCCGGCACGCCCGGTATCACGGTTCGAACCAACTGGAACACCTCGGACATCTGGATCCGGCGCGAAGTCACCATGCCCGCAAACCCGGTGCGCGACCTCCAGTTTCTCGTCTACCACGACGAGGATGTGGATATCTATATCAACGGGATCCCCGCGGCGAGCGAAACGTCGTTCACAACCGAATACATCCCGGTGGAGATATCCCGCTTCGCGCTCGCTCTGCTCAAGCCGGGCGCCACGGTCACGCTGGCGGCCCATTGCCACCAGACGGCCGGGGGGCAGGGCGTTGACGTCGGCATCGCAAAGGTAGTCGTGGGCAAGGCCAGGTAA
- a CDS encoding type II secretion system protein, which translates to MRRTQRSRRGGFTLIELLVVIAIIAVLAAMLFPAIAKARESARRSRSLSNVRQLGLAMQAYAGDYDGRLPGWMVDPARNVLVHNVWDEQIDSMIKDKGVFSNGDRGIASPSQPRPWGRTLTYVMNGALIAPWVSGNVDFSQVRVSTLSNVREPSHTILLAEVATNAGYVPGMILSSIPTHVKGAGAASPEYLKAIGGGSGQGGPIDADPRIWVEQGKGAASYSDEVVWGYGIPANKMGIGRDLYGYGACYAFLDGHVATLKITRTVTDGQTIPGGPSANWAETGATIRSNMWYPW; encoded by the coding sequence ATGAGACGTACCCAACGAAGCCGGCGCGGCGGTTTCACCCTCATCGAACTGCTGGTGGTAATCGCCATCATCGCGGTGCTTGCGGCGATGCTGTTCCCCGCCATCGCCAAGGCGCGGGAAAGCGCGAGGCGCTCACGGTCGCTCAGCAATGTCCGCCAGCTGGGCCTCGCCATGCAGGCGTACGCCGGGGATTACGATGGGCGCCTCCCCGGCTGGATGGTCGATCCGGCGCGCAACGTTCTGGTCCACAACGTCTGGGACGAGCAGATTGATTCGATGATCAAGGACAAGGGTGTCTTCTCGAACGGTGACAGGGGCATCGCATCGCCGTCGCAGCCGCGCCCCTGGGGGCGAACCCTCACCTATGTGATGAATGGCGCGCTCATCGCCCCTTGGGTCTCCGGCAACGTGGATTTCAGCCAGGTGCGCGTCTCCACTTTGAGCAATGTGCGGGAGCCTTCGCACACGATCCTGTTGGCAGAAGTCGCCACGAATGCGGGTTACGTTCCGGGCATGATTCTATCCTCCATCCCCACACACGTGAAAGGCGCGGGGGCGGCATCACCGGAGTATTTGAAGGCCATCGGCGGTGGGAGCGGCCAGGGAGGCCCCATCGACGCCGATCCCAGGATCTGGGTTGAACAGGGCAAGGGCGCGGCCTCTTACTCCGACGAAGTGGTCTGGGGATACGGAATCCCGGCGAACAAGATGGGAATCGGGCGGGACCTCTATGGCTACGGAGCCTGCTACGCGTTCCTCGACGGCCACGTCGCAACCCTGAAAATCACCCGGACGGTTACTGACGGGCAAACCATACCCGGTGGACCCTCCGCCAACTGGGCAGAGACCGGCGCGACGATCCGCAGCAACATGTGGTACCCCTGGTGA
- a CDS encoding SpoIIE family protein phosphatase: protein MLRPPERWAAIESSLRDASPDAVVVLDARCRVREWNASAERIFGYRSSKALGCSIASLIIPGAERVLKEDFARYLKTGASDYVGQVREVPSVRSDGLEITVELLALPIPGPAPEFLLQMRDITERKREIAAYVDFYRKMQAYHQGAARTMAALTHDLDIAHAIQRAALPVAAPSLPGWDIALRYEFAHEVGGDFCIFVEDEQRLNVVVGDVSGKGVPAALTSTSITHLLPWLLSTHSPHAALVDLNKDLKALLPTEEFATLVVAEVNPVSRRVSLWNAGHPAAIRWSARTARISRSRVGNPLLGVLAEWDGSAESWSLEDGDVIVLCTDGNLEARGADEVQFGLDQCAGVIAGNASLSAAGIAEALLEEVHLWGELGDDVTIVVLKCLPAG from the coding sequence GTGCTTAGGCCTCCGGAGCGCTGGGCCGCGATCGAGAGCAGTCTTCGCGACGCATCACCGGACGCCGTGGTGGTGCTGGACGCAAGGTGCCGGGTGCGCGAATGGAATGCGTCCGCGGAGAGGATTTTCGGGTACAGGAGCAGCAAGGCGCTGGGCTGCAGCATTGCCAGCCTGATCATCCCGGGGGCGGAACGCGTGCTCAAGGAGGACTTCGCCCGCTATCTGAAAACCGGCGCGAGCGACTATGTGGGGCAGGTCCGGGAAGTCCCCTCGGTACGCTCGGACGGGTTGGAGATCACCGTCGAACTGCTCGCGCTTCCGATACCGGGGCCCGCGCCGGAGTTCCTCCTCCAGATGCGCGATATCACCGAGCGGAAGCGCGAAATAGCCGCCTACGTGGACTTCTACCGGAAGATGCAGGCCTACCACCAAGGGGCGGCCAGAACAATGGCGGCGCTGACCCATGACCTGGACATCGCCCACGCGATCCAGCGCGCGGCACTGCCGGTTGCCGCTCCGTCGCTGCCCGGCTGGGATATCGCGCTCAGGTATGAGTTCGCCCACGAAGTGGGTGGGGATTTCTGCATCTTCGTGGAAGACGAACAGCGGCTCAACGTTGTGGTGGGCGATGTCTCCGGGAAGGGCGTGCCCGCCGCGCTGACTTCCACGAGCATCACCCACCTTTTACCGTGGCTGCTTAGCACGCACTCTCCGCACGCGGCCCTGGTGGACCTCAACAAGGACCTGAAAGCGCTTCTCCCCACGGAGGAGTTTGCGACATTGGTTGTGGCGGAGGTGAACCCGGTTTCCCGCCGCGTGTCGCTGTGGAACGCAGGGCACCCCGCCGCGATCCGGTGGTCCGCCCGCACGGCCCGGATCAGCCGTTCAAGGGTCGGCAATCCTCTACTCGGTGTCCTCGCGGAGTGGGATGGTTCGGCGGAATCGTGGTCGCTGGAAGACGGCGATGTGATCGTTCTCTGCACAGACGGTAACCTCGAAGCGAGAGGCGCTGATGAGGTGCAGTTCGGGCTGGATCAGTGCGCCGGCGTCATCGCGGGTAACGCCTCGCTGAGCGCGGCCGGAATCGCCGAAGCTCTCCTGGAGGAAGTGCATCTCTGGGGCGAACTGGGGGACGACGTGACGATTGTGGTCCTCAAATGCCTCCCCGCCGGCTGA